From a region of the Candidatus Blochmanniella camponoti genome:
- the rnhB gene encoding ribonuclease HII, whose translation MTTMLSIVQVQNNEISKTPSIKKFKLIAGVDESGCGSLVGSVIAAAVILHPIQPISGLADSKTLNKNKRLNLYKNIIKNALAWSIGYADVTEIDRFNILEARLLAMKRAVHNLSVKPDLILIDGNRSPGFTEIPYQCFNKGDARIAVISAASIIAKVTRDQDMIILDGQYPKYGFAQNKGYPTFFHLKQLALYGPISHHRKSFAPVKHVISDINRQFYV comes from the coding sequence ATGACAACAATGTTATCTATTGTGCAAGTACAAAATAATGAAATATCAAAAACACCATCTATCAAAAAATTTAAATTAATTGCAGGAGTAGATGAATCAGGATGCGGATCATTAGTTGGGTCAGTAATAGCTGCTGCAGTGATATTGCACCCAATACAACCAATTTCTGGATTAGCTGATTCCAAGACATTAAATAAAAATAAAAGACTTAATTTATATAAAAATATTATTAAAAATGCATTAGCATGGAGTATCGGATATGCTGATGTTACAGAAATTGATCGGTTTAATATTTTAGAAGCTCGTTTATTAGCAATGAAACGAGCAGTGCACAATTTATCTGTTAAACCAGATTTAATTTTAATAGATGGAAATCGTTCTCCAGGATTTACAGAAATACCTTATCAATGTTTTAACAAAGGAGATGCTCGAATAGCGGTTATAAGCGCAGCTTCCATTATAGCTAAAGTTACTCGTGACCAAGATATGATCATATTAGATGGGCAATATCCAAAATATGGATTTGCTCAAAACAAAGGATATCCTACTTTTTTTCACTTAAAACAACTAGCGCTATACGGTCCTATATCGCATCATCGAAAAAGTTTTGCTCCTGTAAAACATGTAATTTCTGATATTAATAGGCAATTCTATGTTTAA